Genomic DNA from Nitrosarchaeum koreense MY1:
TAAGATTAGAGGATCAGGGTCAAAAAAAACATCGATCAAAGACCATTTATTTCAAAATCAAAGGAATCTAAATAAATAGACCAAATATCTAAAGTTCTACCAGTATTGCTGCTTTTTCAGAAGTAACAAGTTCACTTCGAACTGCATCCACAATATCGAAAGTGGTGATAAGACTAGAATAATCTACCAGTTTAAGATCATTTAAAAGATAGATTTTAGGTGCAATTTCAGAATTGCCAGATTTCAAATAATCAATCAGTTCTTCTAATACTGTTATTTTGCCACCTTGAATAATTCTCCCATTTTTTATCGATAATTTTGGTTTTCCATATCTATCTAAAACTAAAATATGATGCTGAGTCTTTTTGCCAAAAAATTTTTTAATTTCCATATGACCAGTAAACACAAAATAGTGATCAGTTTCATAACTCAGATCAATTAGATCTTCAGAAATTTCAATTATTTCACTAGTTCGTTTTTTAGCATCTTCTAATGTAAAAATATTTTTTGAGGTCTCAGTACTATCCAATTCAACATTACCTACCGCAGTTACACGAAGTAAAGATTTTTCAGATACAAATTCACTATTAATCATTATTGATTCAGGAATAGCGCCTTTGTCTACTAACATAGTATGTATTTTTTTATAAACTTGATTGATTTTTTCAGGGGTTGGTTCAATCATTGTTTGCTCCATCTCTTCTTGGAGCATTGATGACGCCACGCCAATTGAAGAGATAACTTCAGCATGCTCTGCTTTTTCATATTTAATTCCTAGTTGTTTTGCAACAAACGGAACAAGGACTGAAGCTCCACCTCCCCCTCCGATTAATGTTGTATTATATGGATTCATTTTGAATTCTTTTAAGATTTTAGTAATAGTTTTTGTGATCTCAAATGAAGCAGTTTGAATTATAGACATAGCAATTTCGTGATATGACACTCCTACAAATTCAGCAAATATCTTCAGAGCAATTTTTGCAGATTCTTGATTCCCAAATGCATAATCATTTTTTTCGATCATACCCAATGCATTTGCAGCACATGTGTTAGTAATTGCATAAGTACCCTTATTGCATTTTATTGCAACATATTCGGATTTGTCATTTGACATGGGCTTTATTAGAATTATTTTTCCTGTTTTAAGATCTTCAGGATCTGCAAAACAAGAATATTTGAGGCCAGCGATATGAGCGCTACGCGGACCTACATTTGAAATCCTGTTTTGTTTTAACCCAACCATACTGCCACCAGCAACGCCCAAAATTCTTACATCCATTGACCGAATACAAGTAGGATGATCTTTTACTGTAACATAACGAATTTCAGGCTTACCATTTTTTATAATACAAATATTGGTACTAGTACCACCGACTTCAACAAATATACCATTTGTTATTTTTAGATGCAATAATGCACCAGCTACGCTTGCTGCAGGGCCTGAAAGAATAGTAAGGATTGGTTTTGTCTTAAAAGTATCCATACTAGTAACTCCACCATCTCCTTTCATTATCATCAATGGTGCAGTAACACCTGTTTTGCGGATTGCATCCTCAACAAAATTTGCAACTTGAAATGTTTTAGGCAAAACACTGGCATTAACAGCTGCAGTAAGAGTTCTAATTTCTAACCCATATATTCCAGATATCTCATGAGATGCTGTAGAAAGTATTTTTTCTTTTGATGCGGTATTCATAACAAATAATTCATTTGATGGATCATCGACTCCAAATGCTTCAGTTGCAATTATTACCTCTGCACCTTTTTCTTTTAATCGATTTATTGCAGCAATTACTTCTTTTTCGGTAATTAAATGAGATGTATCTAAAAATTCATGTGTTGTTTTAATGTCTTGATTTGTATTTATTGTAGAATCCTCTAAATTTGTTCTTTTGACTATATCTTTTTTTGAAGGGCCTACCCCCATTGCAATTATTCCAACCTTTGATGTATCTGATTCTAGCAATGCGTTAATTGCTTGAGTAGTACTATGTGAGATTAACTCGATCTCATTAATTCCAATTCCAGTTTCATGGATAATTTTTTTTAATGCAATCACGATACCTTCAGAGACCCCTTTTTCGGAACTATGCGTTGTAGGAACCGTAGATTTTGCTAAAAGTGAGCCTGTTTTCACATCAATTGCAACAGCTTTTGTAAAGGTTCCACCAACATCAATCCCAACTCGGATTCTTCGCTTATTCATCCAAGTCCTTCCTTGATTTTCGCATTGAAGCTAGTTGCTGTTCTTTTCTTGGACGCATTATCAAAATGTATGTTGATGCAATAAGGTAAACACCAAGTAATATTACCTGAGCAACAATAGTTTCCAAAGTAGGATAAATCCCAGTCATCATTGCAAGATTGATATCCAATCTAGGTATAGTGCCAATCAATCCAGTGTATGGCACAACATCCAATATCTGAAGTTCTCTAACTGCATTTCCTAAAAATGCAATTGATAAATATGCACCCACTCCCATTGTCAATCCAAATAATGCACGTAATGGCAATCGTTTTCCCAATTTTCTCATTACATAATACAGACCCAAAAGTGAAATCAATCCAATGATAAAGCCCAGGCCTACATAGATTTCCATATATTTTGCAAATCCAGACATCGCTTGGTAAAATAAAACAGTTTCAAATCCTTCCCTATACACAGTAAAAAAGGATAACATCACAAAGACCATAACACTACCAGTGGTGGTAGCTTGCCAAACTTTTGCTTTAACAAACTCCATCCATTTTTTATGTTCAATTTTATTTAAAACCCAGAAACTAACATAAAATAAAACTGCAGTTGCAGACAATGCCGCAATCGCTTCAATCAATTCACGGTTTGCTCCTGAGATTTCAATAATGTACGATGCAATAATCCAAGTAACGGCAGTAGCTGCAAAGGCAGCAACAATTCCATAATAAACATATTTCTTAAATTGATTATTTCGTGATGCTTCAAGATATGTCAATATAGCACCAAGAATCAAGACAGACTCCAATCCCTCTCTAAATACAATTGCAAAAGAAGATGAAAATGCGATTGCAGGGGCAAGCTCACCAGTCCCAGTTACAATTCTTTCAGATTCATCAAGATTTCGCTTGATTCCAATAATGACATCGTGAATTTCATTTTGAGGTGCCTCTTGTTTAATCAAGTTTCGCAGAGTGGCAAATTGGTATTCTACCTCAAGTGTAAAATCTGGATCAATTGCCCTAAGAGGAATCTCTACAAACTCATAACTATCAAGGTATGCTGAGCGAGATGATGCATGTGCGGATTGAATATCTCCCTGATCATAATGTAGTAATGTTTCTTCTAATTGCTCACGAATTACATCGATTTTATTTTTAACTACTGTTTTTTGATCATCAGATGCATCACCCATAGATTTTAAATTCTGTGTCGTTAGTGTACCACCATTAACAAGAGGAATAAGTTCGCTAGTCATTTTTTCAGCTTTTGCCAAATCAGGCAGAATTGAATTTTCAATAAATTGAATAATTGCATCTGGATCCTCTTTTTGAATAATCATTTTTCGAAGATTTTCACGCATATCAATTTCTAATGTATTTAATAATGACTCGTCTACTTTTTTAATGTCAGATTCTAGATATTCAAAATTTTCAAGATATGCCTCAATTGCGAGTTCTTCGGCAGTTGAATAATCATTAGAATTTACTGCGGTAGATAATTCGGAATATAAGTTTCTAATTACACCATATAGATTGGTTTTATCGATTACAATCGTTTCAGTTCCTAACAAATCACGCTGTATTGCAGTGATTAAATTTCCAACAGTTACAAAGCTACTTTTATTTAAAACAGATTTATCCAAATCAGTAAAAAATGAGTCAGTCTCTTGTTTCAACCGATCATCAGATATTGGATTTTGATTCAAAATAATCTTTGAATGTTCGATTAACGATAAAGTAAAAAAGTATGATTCATTGCTTTTATGTTGAAAAAATGTTTGATATTGTTCATCAGCTTCTGATAAAATAAACGCCACAACTACATTAGAATCACCATCTGATGAATTGGAGGATAAAGTTTCTTGCAGTGTATTTATGTGTGCAATCAAATTATGTGACTCTGATTTGGATAAAATACTCGAATGAAGATCAAGTAATTCAAGATGGAGGTCATCTGAAAGATCAGAATCAACTGTTCTTAAAAACTGAATATTTTTCCCATAGAAATTATTAGTTAGAGCAGAATATTTTTCTGCAGCATCATAATCATCCTCCAAAATGGCTTTTTTCGTTAACTCCAGACCTAATTCAGTAATAGTAAAAATGGAAGCATATTGTTCTTGATTTTGAGCATATACACTAGTAGGTATAGAATACAATCCCAATGCAAAAACAACAATAATCAAATACCAATAAAATTTAGATTGCATGAATTAATGATTAGGTCTAGCTAACGGTATTTAAACAAAAGATTAATTCTATAACTTTAGAATGAACATCTAAGAATGTAAAATTCAATCTTTTTTATTTTTTATTATTTTAACTAGTATTTGTTTTAGGATTAGATGTATTTGGATAAAGATGTAATGTAGGTTCCAAA
This window encodes:
- a CDS encoding hydantoinase/oxoprolinase family protein translates to MNKRRIRVGIDVGGTFTKAVAIDVKTGSLLAKSTVPTTHSSEKGVSEGIVIALKKIIHETGIGINEIELISHSTTQAINALLESDTSKVGIIAMGVGPSKKDIVKRTNLEDSTINTNQDIKTTHEFLDTSHLITEKEVIAAINRLKEKGAEVIIATEAFGVDDPSNELFVMNTASKEKILSTASHEISGIYGLEIRTLTAAVNASVLPKTFQVANFVEDAIRKTGVTAPLMIMKGDGGVTSMDTFKTKPILTILSGPAASVAGALLHLKITNGIFVEVGGTSTNICIIKNGKPEIRYVTVKDHPTCIRSMDVRILGVAGGSMVGLKQNRISNVGPRSAHIAGLKYSCFADPEDLKTGKIILIKPMSNDKSEYVAIKCNKGTYAITNTCAANALGMIEKNDYAFGNQESAKIALKIFAEFVGVSYHEIAMSIIQTASFEITKTITKILKEFKMNPYNTTLIGGGGGASVLVPFVAKQLGIKYEKAEHAEVISSIGVASSMLQEEMEQTMIEPTPEKINQVYKKIHTMLVDKGAIPESIMINSEFVSEKSLLRVTAVGNVELDSTETSKNIFTLEDAKKRTSEIIEISEDLIDLSYETDHYFVFTGHMEIKKFFGKKTQHHILVLDRYGKPKLSIKNGRIIQGGKITVLEELIDYLKSGNSEIAPKIYLLNDLKLVDYSSLITTFDIVDAVRSELVTSEKAAILVEL
- a CDS encoding FTR1 family iron permease, whose amino-acid sequence is MQSKFYWYLIIVVFALGLYSIPTSVYAQNQEQYASIFTITELGLELTKKAILEDDYDAAEKYSALTNNFYGKNIQFLRTVDSDLSDDLHLELLDLHSSILSKSESHNLIAHINTLQETLSSNSSDGDSNVVVAFILSEADEQYQTFFQHKSNESYFFTLSLIEHSKIILNQNPISDDRLKQETDSFFTDLDKSVLNKSSFVTVGNLITAIQRDLLGTETIVIDKTNLYGVIRNLYSELSTAVNSNDYSTAEELAIEAYLENFEYLESDIKKVDESLLNTLEIDMRENLRKMIIQKEDPDAIIQFIENSILPDLAKAEKMTSELIPLVNGGTLTTQNLKSMGDASDDQKTVVKNKIDVIREQLEETLLHYDQGDIQSAHASSRSAYLDSYEFVEIPLRAIDPDFTLEVEYQFATLRNLIKQEAPQNEIHDVIIGIKRNLDESERIVTGTGELAPAIAFSSSFAIVFREGLESVLILGAILTYLEASRNNQFKKYVYYGIVAAFAATAVTWIIASYIIEISGANRELIEAIAALSATAVLFYVSFWVLNKIEHKKWMEFVKAKVWQATTTGSVMVFVMLSFFTVYREGFETVLFYQAMSGFAKYMEIYVGLGFIIGLISLLGLYYVMRKLGKRLPLRALFGLTMGVGAYLSIAFLGNAVRELQILDVVPYTGLIGTIPRLDINLAMMTGIYPTLETIVAQVILLGVYLIASTYILIMRPRKEQQLASMRKSRKDLDE